One stretch of Chiroxiphia lanceolata isolate bChiLan1 chromosome 1, bChiLan1.pri, whole genome shotgun sequence DNA includes these proteins:
- the SEH1L gene encoding nucleoporin SEH1 isoform X2 — protein MFVARSIAADHRDLIHDVSFDFHGRRMATCSSDQSVKVWDKSENGDWHCTASWKTHSGSVWRVTWAHPEFGQVLVSCSFDRTAAVWEEIVGESNDKLRGQSHWVKRTTLVDSRTSVTDVKFAPKHMGLMLATCSADGVVRIYEAPDVMNLSQWSLQHEISCKLSCSCISWNPSSSRAHSPMIAVGSDDNSPNILAKVQIYEYNENTRKYAKAEALMTVTDPVHDIAFAPNLGRSFHILAVATKDVRIFTLKPLRKELTSSGGLTKFEIHIVAQFDNHNSQVWRVSWNITGTVLASSGDDGCVRLWKANYMDNWKCTGILKGNGSPVNGSSQQGIFNASLGSANTSLQNSLNGSSASRKQS, from the exons ATGTTCGTGGCGCGCAGCATCGCGGCCGATCACCGCGACCTCATCCACGATGTGTCCTTCGACTTCCACGGCCGCCGCATGGCCACCTGCTCCAGCGACCAGAGCGTCAAG GTCTGGGACAAAAGTGAAAATGGGGATTGGCATTGCACTGCCAGCTGGAAg ACCCATAGTGGATCTGTGTGGCGTGTGACATGGGCACATCCTGAATTTGGGCAGGTCTTGGTTTCCTGCTCTTTTGATAGAACAGCAGCTGTATGGGAAGAAATTGTGGGAGAGTCAAATGATAAACTCCGAGGACAGAGTCACTGG GTCAAGAGGACCACTCTAGTGGACAGTAGGACATCTGTTACAGATGTGAAGTTTGCTCCCAAGCATATGGGTCTTATGTTAGCAACCTGTTCAGCAGATGGAGTTGTAAGGATTTATGAAGCTCCAGATGTGATGAATCTCAGTCAGTGGTCACTGCAGCATGAAATTTCATGTAAGCTAAGCTGCAGTTGTATTTCTTGGAATCCTTCAAG CTCTCGAGCACATTCTCCAATGATAGCTGTAGGAAGTGATGACAACAGTCCAAATATATTGGCAAAGGTTCAAATTTATGAATATAACGAAAATACCAG aaaatatgcaaaagcAGAAGCTTTGATGACAGTCACAGATCCTGTACATGATATTGCATTTGCTCCAAATCTGGGAAGATCCTTCCATATCTTGGCTGTAGCAACCAAAGATGTACGAATTTTCACGCTAAAACCTCTAAG GAAAGAATTGACTTCATCAGGAGGATTAACAAAATTTGAAATTCATATTGTGGCACAGTTTGATAACCACAACTCCCAGGTGTGGCGAGTGAGCTGGAATATTACGGGCACAGTGCTTGCCTCCTCTGGTGATGATGGCTGTGTTAGGCTCTGGAAGG CTAATTACATGGACAACTGGAAGTGTACTGGTATTCTGAAAGGTAATGGGAGTCCGGTGAATGGTAGTTCTCAGCAGGGAATTTTTAATGCCTCTCTAGGTTCAGCCAATACAAGTCTACAGAATTCACTAAATGGATCATCTGCCAGCAG aaagcagagctga
- the SEH1L gene encoding nucleoporin SEH1 isoform X1, whose protein sequence is MFVARSIAADHRDLIHDVSFDFHGRRMATCSSDQSVKVWDKSENGDWHCTASWKTHSGSVWRVTWAHPEFGQVLVSCSFDRTAAVWEEIVGESNDKLRGQSHWVKRTTLVDSRTSVTDVKFAPKHMGLMLATCSADGVVRIYEAPDVMNLSQWSLQHEISCKLSCSCISWNPSSSRAHSPMIAVGSDDNSPNILAKVQIYEYNENTRKYAKAEALMTVTDPVHDIAFAPNLGRSFHILAVATKDVRIFTLKPLRKELTSSGGLTKFEIHIVAQFDNHNSQVWRVSWNITGTVLASSGDDGCVRLWKANYMDNWKCTGILKGNGSPVNGSSQQGIFNASLGSANTSLQNSLNGSSASRYFFPPLDSPRAGSRWSSHAQLLPPPPLIEQSCDADTANLQYPHPRRRCVSRPLNLLPENEGV, encoded by the exons ATGTTCGTGGCGCGCAGCATCGCGGCCGATCACCGCGACCTCATCCACGATGTGTCCTTCGACTTCCACGGCCGCCGCATGGCCACCTGCTCCAGCGACCAGAGCGTCAAG GTCTGGGACAAAAGTGAAAATGGGGATTGGCATTGCACTGCCAGCTGGAAg ACCCATAGTGGATCTGTGTGGCGTGTGACATGGGCACATCCTGAATTTGGGCAGGTCTTGGTTTCCTGCTCTTTTGATAGAACAGCAGCTGTATGGGAAGAAATTGTGGGAGAGTCAAATGATAAACTCCGAGGACAGAGTCACTGG GTCAAGAGGACCACTCTAGTGGACAGTAGGACATCTGTTACAGATGTGAAGTTTGCTCCCAAGCATATGGGTCTTATGTTAGCAACCTGTTCAGCAGATGGAGTTGTAAGGATTTATGAAGCTCCAGATGTGATGAATCTCAGTCAGTGGTCACTGCAGCATGAAATTTCATGTAAGCTAAGCTGCAGTTGTATTTCTTGGAATCCTTCAAG CTCTCGAGCACATTCTCCAATGATAGCTGTAGGAAGTGATGACAACAGTCCAAATATATTGGCAAAGGTTCAAATTTATGAATATAACGAAAATACCAG aaaatatgcaaaagcAGAAGCTTTGATGACAGTCACAGATCCTGTACATGATATTGCATTTGCTCCAAATCTGGGAAGATCCTTCCATATCTTGGCTGTAGCAACCAAAGATGTACGAATTTTCACGCTAAAACCTCTAAG GAAAGAATTGACTTCATCAGGAGGATTAACAAAATTTGAAATTCATATTGTGGCACAGTTTGATAACCACAACTCCCAGGTGTGGCGAGTGAGCTGGAATATTACGGGCACAGTGCTTGCCTCCTCTGGTGATGATGGCTGTGTTAGGCTCTGGAAGG CTAATTACATGGACAACTGGAAGTGTACTGGTATTCTGAAAGGTAATGGGAGTCCGGTGAATGGTAGTTCTCAGCAGGGAATTTTTAATGCCTCTCTAGGTTCAGCCAATACAAGTCTACAGAATTCACTAAATGGATCATCTGCCAGCAG GTATTTCTTTCCCCCTCTGGATTCCCCACGGGCTGGATCGAGATGGTCCAGTCATgcccagctccttcctcctcctcctctgatAGAGCAATCTTGCGATGCTGACACTGCCAACCTCCAGTATCCTCACCCTCGCAGACGATGTGTATCTCGGCCTCTTAATCTATTACCTGAGAATGAAGGGGTTTAA